The following proteins are co-located in the Argopecten irradians isolate NY chromosome 9, Ai_NY, whole genome shotgun sequence genome:
- the LOC138331419 gene encoding uncharacterized protein, producing MKSKVEDMELESTPPQGHSVSSGQNGKNTEGTKLSSLVKNTEDSKVKDKKDKDLEKARKSPAISSEDVSKASSKAEHDPNIIDEITKLGHCARLRNNFCFKTVVFTAVMALNAVDMIADWLLFRDVFETQEGLVYGPPDKAITYSLLTFSILGTLTFLFEVANLWWEIYRQNPWINSDFASAIVIWIEDIPQIIINLFIALCREEAISYFQLVKASVIIASVIIRIIVSLVQYCSKKNLAELKEHTKTSCRHVTYRFMIMIGLIGIFSCSIAVFFLTQFERTEDGKIKFNLPKTAFEGLYDEERYFKNVSMYFHHPLIDFGNGNLDDDDVNWIRLISLYDVREKNKEVFKLEYDQTKTKIVIWQTNSGGTLVINDCYTLDRTAKTVTRGSSCASHISGQKSAFIFEFEFIKKKIPNLIFGDVRFNIIVKENGLCHPPSTSLVTKLRDRRDKSTNQIHPVIHYYRTNNVNEDHHLLWTSATNGARFYRNKADLIDIATVWRTGFAYCDSTGSLAPHLYTGISVNCNA from the coding sequence ATGAAGAGCAAGGTGGAGGATATGGAATTAGAGAGTACTCCACCACAGGGACACAGCGTATCCTcaggtcaaaacggcaaaaatacTGAAGGTACTAAATTATCATCGCTTGTTAAAAACACAGAGGACTCCAAAGTGAAGGACAAGAAAGATAAAGATTTGGAAAAGGCAAGGAAGTCACCCGCCATTTCATCAGAAGATGTGTCTAAGGCCTCAAGTAAGGCTGAGCATGATCCAAATATAATTGATGAAATCACAAAATTAGGACACTGTGCCAGATTAAGAAACAATTTCTGTTTCAAAACCGTAGTGTTTACAGCGGTTATGGCCCTGAACGCAGTCGACATGATCGCTGATTGGTTACTATTCCGAGACGTGTTTGAGACACAGGAAGGTCTTGTTTACGGACCTCCGGACAAAGCCATCACCTACTCCCTATTGACATTCTCTATCCTCGGAACCCTGACGTTTCTATTTGAGGTGGCGAATCTTTGGTGGGAGATCTATCGCCAGAATCCATGGATCAACTCTGATTTCGCATCAGCAATAGTGATCTGGATTGAGGATATTCCGCAAATTATCATCAACCTTTTCATTGCACTGTGTCGTGAAGAGGCCATCAGTTACTTCCAGCTGGTGAAAGCGTCCGTCATCATCGCAAGTGTCATCATCAGAATCATTGTCAGTCTCGTACAGTACTGTAGTAAAAAGAACCTCGCAGAACTAAAGGAGCATACAAAAACATCTTGTCGTCATGTGACATATCGGTTCATGATCATGATTGGATTGATTGGAATATTCTCCTGCTCAATTGCGGTTTTCTTTCTTACTCAGTTTGAGAGAACTGAAGAtggcaaaataaaatttaatctgCCAAAGACTGCATTTGAAGGACTGTATGATGAGGAGCGCTACTTTAAGAACGTCAGTATGTACTTCCATCATCCTCTTATAGACTTTGGTAACGGTAACCTTGACGACGATGATGTGAACTGGATCAGACTCATCAGTCTGTATGACGTCAGGGAGAAAAACAAAGAGGTATTCAAGCTTGAATATGACCAgactaaaacaaaaattgtgatatGGCAGACAAACTCTGGTGGTACATTAGTCATCAATGACTGTTACACCTTAGATAGAACAGCAAAAACTGTCACACGGGGTTCTTCGTGCGCCTCACATATCAGTGGGCAAAAATCGGCTTTTATTTTCGAATTTGAATTCATCAAGAAGAAGATACCAAATTTGATATTTGGGGATGTAAGATTTAACATAATTGTAAAAGAGAATGGTCTCTGTCATCCTCCGTCGACATCCTTAGTAACCAAACTTCGGGACCGTAGAGACAAATCGACCAATCAAATACACCCAGTTATTCACTATTATCGTACGAACAATGTTAACGAGGACCATCATTTACTGTGGACAAGTGCGACCAATGGGGCCCGGTTTTACAGGAACAAGGCGGACCTAATAGATATCGCGACTGTGTGGAGGACAGGGTTTGCTTACTGTGATAGTACCGGCAGTCTGGCCCCGCATCTGTATACAGGAATTAGTGTTAACTGCAATGCTTAA
- the LOC138331425 gene encoding uncharacterized protein, with protein sequence MAVLEFLFAVNLLDLISDWLIYTGELLVKDGLVFGPYDRHIVEATLVFCVIATVTFVLEFILDYYKYKKKSERVELVMEIFAVITLLLEDLPLSGINLHIVLCRQRTTNIFQIIKASTAILEALVKLSIMGIKICRNSCTLIKKITEAKKIRVVLSVIILFLLAINLILSIILLSETKFDSLRLDEEVKNGYLQDVGIFMTVPNIADNEWIRLTDLKNITQLSSPTQGLFLSVMVTAAPLQYIWIRKHYPGPPESLSCYHGNSSSVIRLPPNDCSNILPTTETTTVSMRFTYIHPSTYQPMGDIHYNLEVRREFHQILTNETMSLKYFKVRPAVRSDLALTTKENDDHYRFYREDSDLLSTHEVWKTGTSRCGNTGRESPKLDSDLFVRCVF encoded by the coding sequence ATGGCAGTTCTGGAGTTCTTATTTGCTGTAAACCTTTTAGATTTGATCTCTGATTGGTTAATTTATACAGGAGAGTTGTTAGTTAAGGATGGCTTGGTGTTCGGTCCTTATGACCGCCACATTGTTGAAGCTACGTTGGTTTTCTGTGTTATAGCCACAGTCACATTTGTGCTGGAATTCATTCTTGACTATTACAAATACAAGAAAAAGAGTGAAAGAGTTGAACTTGTTATGGAAATCTTCGCTGTTATCACACTTCTGCTAGAAGATCTTCCACTCAGTGGGATCAACCTCCACATCGTGCTTTGCCGACAAAGGACGACAAATATTTTCCAGATCATTAAGGCTTCAACCGCTATCCTCGAAGCTTTGGTGAAGCTAAGCATTATGGGTATTAAAATATGCAGAAACAGTTGTACACTAATAAAGAAAATCACTGAGGCTAAAAAGATCCGAGTGGTATTAAGTGTAATAATCCTATTTCTCCTAGCAATTAATCTGATCCTGTCCATAATTCTGTTATCTGAGACGAAGTTTGATAGTCTGCGTCTCGATGAAGAAGTAAAAAACGGTTACCTGCAAGACGTTGGCATCTTCATGACAGTCCCAAACATAGCAGACAACGAGTGGATTCGGTTGACCGACCTAAAAAACATTACACAGCTATCTTCTCCAACACAGGGTCTGTTTCTGAGTGTTATGGTCACCGCAGCACCTCTTCAATATATCTGGATACGGAAACACTACCCGGGGCCACCAGAGTCTCTAtcctgttaccatggaaactccTCATCAGTCATCCGTCTTCCTCCTAATGACTGTTCTAATATCCTCCCAACAACCGAAACTACGACTGTGTCGATGCGATTCACATATATTCATCCCAGCACCTACCAGCCAATGGGAGACATCCACTATAACCTGGAGGTGCGTCGGGAATTCCACCAAATTTTGACAAATGAAACCAtgtcattgaaatatttcaaggtCAGACCAGCAGTAAGGAGTGACCTAGCCCTGACCACTAAAGAAAATGACGATCATTATCGGTTCTACAGAGAAGACAGTGATCTATTGTCGACACACGAAGTGTGGAAGACAGGAACGTCGCGATGTGGAAACACCGGACGTGAGTCCCCTAAACTAGACTCAGATCTGTTTGTAAGATGTGTTTTCTGA
- the LOC138331420 gene encoding uncharacterized protein, with the protein MANNRNCKRAVLGFVIAVNIFDLISDWTIYTGELLNKDGLVFGPYDRHIVDATLVFCVIATVTFVVEFFLDIYNHNKKSETVELAVEILAVVTLLIEDLPLIGINLHIAFCRQRETNIIQIIKASTAILEPLVKLSIMAIKICRNNCKLKKKITEAKKIRQVLNFLILILLAINLILSILLVLTTMFDSLRLDEEVKNGYQQDVGIFMTVPNMADNEWIRLTDLKTITQLSSPTQGLFLSVMVTAAPLQYIWIRKHFPGSPESLSCYHGNSSSAILLPPNDCSNILPTTETTTVSMRFTYIHPSTYQPMGDIHYNLEVRQGFHQILTNETVSLKYFKVRPAVRSDLALTTTENDSHYQFYREDSDLLSTHEVWKTGTSRCGNTGRESPKLDSDLFVRCVF; encoded by the coding sequence ATGGCAAATAATCGTAATTGCAAGAGGGCTGTTCTGGGCTTCGTAATCgctgtaaacatttttgatttgaTCTCCGATTGGACAATTTACACAGGAGAGTTGCTGAATAAAGATGGCTTGGTGTTCGGTCCTTATGACCGCCACATTGTCGATGCTACGTTGGTTTTCTGTGTTATAGCCACAGTCACATTTGTGGTGGAATTTTTTCTGGACATTTACAACCATAACAAGAAAAGTGAAACAGTTGAACTTGCTGTGGAAATCCTCGCTGTTGTAACACTTCTAATAGAAGATCTTCCACTCATTGGGATCAACCTCCACATCGCATTTTGTCGACAAAGGGAGACAAATATTATCCAGATCATTAAGGCTTCAACCGCTATCCTAGAACCATTGGTAAAGCTAAGCATTATGGCTATCAAAATATGCAGAAACAACTGTAAACTAAAAAAGAAAATCACTGAGGCTAAAAAGATCCGACAGGTATTAAACTTCCTAATCCTAATACTTCTTGCAATTAATCTGATCCTGTCCATACTTCTTGTATTGACCACCATGTTTGATAGTCTGCGTCTCGATGAGGAAGTGAAAAACGGTTACCAGCAAGACGTTGGCATTTTCATGACAGTCCCAAACATGGCAGACAACGAGTGGATTCGGTTGACCGACCTAAAAACCATTACACAGCTATCTTCTCCAACACAGGGTCTGTTTCTGAGTGTTATGGTCACCGCAGCACCACTTCAATATATCTGGATACGGAAACACTTCCCGGGGTCACCAGAGTCTCTAtcctgttaccatggaaactccTCATCAGCCATCCTTCTTCCTCCTAATGACTGTTCTAATATATTGCCAACAACCGAAACTACGACTGTGTCTATGCGATTCACATATATTCATCCCAGCACCTACCAGCCAATGGGAGACATCCACTATAACCTAGAGGTGCGTCAGGGATTCCATCAAATTTTGACAAATGAAACTGtgtcattgaaatatttcaaggtCAGACCAGCAGTGAGGAGTGACCTTGCCCTGACCACTACTGAAAATGACAGCCATTATCAGTTCTACAGAGAAGACAGTGATCTATTGTCGACACACGAAGTGTGGAAGACAGGGACGTCGCGATGTGGAAACACCGGACGTGAGTCCCCTAAACTAGACTCAGATCTGTTCGTAAGGTGTGTTTTCTGA
- the LOC138331423 gene encoding uncharacterized protein has product MEFSYILRLMAFTTSLIVDSIDTISDWLLYHDIVAAREGLVFGHFEDSLIKTQLAFSILGSCLFLFEIGMLGLNLARDDLPIILLDVAALLVIWMEDVPQIIINVIIVACRDQPISVVQIIKASVCMFGALMKLVIAIVRFCYWKRKEKIGSEGTQRVNKWVRIITFPGILLIIIGSVLVFTFTQLTWDNAEGSLKFQNPRRILDGEYNTNKYFDQVGVYVNMASQNGGPNVDMTTNEWIRLVDIDDFRERKSSIVTHVVFGLGATKFLSIQKPPGSLAIANFSECYVKNGASWDFQRSLAGCSIVNQPTVSAVIKLSFVEPKGHLLLGDIEYNAQIYQDTNCNSVIVPATPLPEISLRYFKSRLPLMSGNHHLVAQEALSESKFFSSSSNLQPIDEIWKTGFLGCKFTGKSQPTYNGDITVPCL; this is encoded by the coding sequence ATGGAGTTTTCGTACATTTTACGGTTGATGGCCTTCACAACTTCGTTAATTGTAGACAGCATTGACACGATCAGTGACTGGCTGCTATACCATGATATTGTGGCCGCCAGGGAAGGTTTGGTCTTCGGCCATTTTGAGGATAGTCTGATCAAGACACAGCTTGCCTTCTCCATTCTGGGCTCGTGTTTATTTCTGTTTGAAATCGGCATGTTAGGACTGAATCTGGCACGTGATGACCTTCCCATCATCCTCTTGGATGTGGCTGCACTGCTTGTGATTTGGATGGAAGACGTCCCTCAAATCATTATCAACGTCATCATTGTAGCGTGCCGCGATCAACCAATCAGTGTGGTGCAAATCATTAAGGCCAGTGTTTGTATGTTTGGTGCGTTGATGAAACTCGTGATCGCAATTGTTCGCTTCTGCTACTGGAAGAGGAAAGAGAAGATCGGCTCGGAGGGAACTCAGCGTGTCAATAAATGGGTTAGAATTATCACGTTTCCTGGAATTCTACTGATAATTATCGGATCCGTCTTGGTGTTTACATTCACACAACTCACCTGGGACAATGCTGAAGGCAGTCTGAAGTTCCAAAACCCGCGCCGTATTCTAGATGGCGAATACAACACCAACAAATACTTCGACCAGGTCGGAGTATATGTTAACATGGCATCGCAAAATGGTGGACCAAATGTCGACATGACAACAAATGAATGGATTCGGTTGGTAGATATTGATGATTTCCGAGAAAGGAAAAGTTCAATAGTAACACATGTCGTATTTGGTTTAGGAGCTACCAAGTTTCTCTCAATACAAAAGCCACCAGGCTCCTTAGCGATAGCAAATTTCTCCGAATGCTACGTAAAAAATGGTGCATCATGGGACTTTCAGCGTTCATTAGCTGGATGTTCTATTGTGAACCAACCAACCGTATCGGCAGTTATAAAGCTGAGTTTTGTTGAACCGAAAGGGCACCTGCTATTGGGAGATATAGAGTACAATGCCCAGATCTATCAGGATACAAACTGCAACAGTGTAATCGTACCCGCCACTCCGCTACCCGAGATCTCCCTACGATACTTCAAATCGAGGCTTCCCCTTATGTCCGGGAACCATCACTTGGTGGCACAGGAAGCTTTGTCAGAGAGtaaatttttttcttcatcgtCAAACCTACAGCCAATCGATGAAATATGGAAAACCGGTTTCTTAGGCTGTAAGTTCACCGGAAAATCACAGCCGACTTATAATGGCGATATAACAGTACCATGTTTATAG